Proteins from a genomic interval of Flammeovirgaceae bacterium SG7u.111:
- a CDS encoding cytochrome c oxidase subunit 3, which yields MSNKSIEINDSSTQLSMNPKKFAMWLFIVSVVMVFAALTSAYIVRQAEGNWYVFDLPSVFYTSSAVILLSSLTMHWGVLSAKKDNFKSLSIAMAITGVLGVVFLVLQVIGWSDLVDISVHFVGNPSGSFLYVITGLHGVHVISAVIFLLVVMVNALRQKIHAKKMSQLEICATYWHFLDGLWIYLFIFLLINR from the coding sequence ATGAGTAATAAATCTATAGAGATTAACGATTCTTCCACACAGCTTTCAATGAACCCTAAAAAGTTCGCAATGTGGTTGTTTATTGTGAGTGTAGTGATGGTGTTTGCAGCCCTTACGAGTGCTTACATTGTAAGACAAGCTGAGGGAAATTGGTATGTGTTTGATTTGCCCAGCGTGTTTTATACTAGTTCGGCGGTAATCTTACTGAGTAGCCTTACCATGCACTGGGGAGTTCTTTCGGCAAAAAAAGATAATTTCAAATCGCTGAGCATCGCTATGGCAATAACGGGAGTGCTTGGAGTCGTCTTTTTGGTGCTCCAAGTAATCGGTTGGTCAGACTTGGTGGATATCAGCGTACACTTTGTAGGTAATCCTTCTGGTTCATTTTTATATGTGATTACTGGATTACACGGTGTCCACGTTATCAGTGCTGTTATTTTTCTTCTAGTAGTGATGGTGAATGCGTTACGCCAAAAAATTCATGCTAAAAAGATGTCGCAGCTTGAAATATGCGCCACTTATTGGCACTTTTTAGATGGACTTTGGATATATTTATTCATATTTTTATTAATAAATAGGTAA
- the cyoE gene encoding heme o synthase, whose product MISSNSEYKVLFWSQVSYKAKQLFILLKFRLSALVVFSGAFGYLLASKGSINWLDFGMFILGSFMVTGAANIINQVKERDLDKLMKRTKDRPLPMGRLSVNEAIAFTLVLAMAGSALLVFFVNPLVAGLSLLSLLLYGFVYTPLKQKSPISVLVGAFPGALPPMIGWVAMAGGFTVEAFVLFGIQFVWQFPHFWSIAWIGHEDYTKAGFKMLPSKKGPDVYTSLQISFYTLFLIPLGLLPTQYGITGTVSGIVAFVCGILFLLQTLELIKTGSNKSAKKIMFSSFLYLPIVQIAYLLDKM is encoded by the coding sequence ATGATAAGCAGTAATTCAGAATACAAGGTGTTATTTTGGAGTCAAGTCTCATATAAAGCTAAACAACTATTCATTCTTCTCAAGTTTAGACTTTCAGCATTAGTGGTGTTTTCAGGCGCTTTTGGGTATTTGTTAGCCTCAAAAGGGAGTATCAATTGGTTGGACTTCGGTATGTTCATCCTTGGTAGCTTTATGGTAACTGGCGCAGCCAATATCATCAACCAAGTGAAAGAACGTGACTTAGATAAGTTGATGAAACGCACAAAGGATAGGCCTTTGCCAATGGGCAGGCTTTCTGTAAACGAGGCTATTGCCTTTACCTTGGTGCTAGCTATGGCAGGGAGTGCGCTTTTGGTATTTTTTGTAAATCCATTGGTAGCCGGGTTGTCTTTGTTATCCCTTCTTCTTTATGGGTTTGTTTATACCCCTCTGAAACAAAAATCGCCTATTTCGGTGTTGGTTGGGGCTTTTCCAGGGGCTTTGCCTCCTATGATTGGATGGGTAGCGATGGCTGGAGGATTTACCGTTGAGGCATTTGTATTGTTCGGAATCCAGTTCGTATGGCAATTCCCTCATTTTTGGTCTATTGCCTGGATTGGGCATGAAGACTACACCAAAGCAGGTTTCAAAATGCTTCCTTCTAAGAAAGGACCTGATGTATATACTTCTCTACAGATCAGTTTTTATACACTCTTCTTGATTCCGCTAGGGTTGTTGCCTACGCAATACGGGATTACGGGAACTGTTTCAGGTATTGTCGCTTTTGTTTGCGGGATCTTGTTCTTGCTACAGACGTTGGAGTTGATAAAAACAGGTTCGAATAAGTCTGCGAAAAAAATCATGTTTAGCTCATTTTTGTATTTGCCCATTGTGCAAATCGCTTATTTGCTAGATAAAATGTAA
- a CDS encoding COX15/CtaA family protein: MENKFWSTRRYRKFGVVTVIAVYLLILVGGIVRSTGSGMGCPDWPKCFGTWVPPTSVDQLPPDYKEQFQVQGKEIADFNVYHTWTEYINRLIGVLIGFFILITLILSWQYWETDRLIFWLSLVAFLAVGFQGWLGSVVVATDLKPVLITLHMLLALVIVGILIYTVSRSFESLKATAFARKRSVLNFWLIVGLVLSIFQVVLGTQVREQVDLVARSFDGQQRELWVDQLGIFFYFHRTFSLVVMLVNGYIFYLLKKGCVKSDPIFKWAIALLSVIGLEIITGAIMAYFSIPKVLQPVHLLFGTLLFGIQFLLVLFVNADKLLNKEKNQLPYTTFMSGI; encoded by the coding sequence TTGGAAAATAAATTTTGGTCAACCCGTAGGTATCGGAAGTTTGGAGTGGTTACAGTAATAGCTGTGTATCTGTTGATTTTGGTGGGGGGAATAGTGCGGAGCACAGGCTCTGGTATGGGTTGCCCCGACTGGCCCAAATGTTTTGGTACATGGGTGCCCCCTACCAGTGTAGACCAACTTCCTCCAGATTATAAAGAGCAGTTTCAGGTTCAAGGAAAAGAAATTGCCGACTTTAATGTGTACCATACCTGGACGGAATATATTAACAGGCTTATTGGGGTTCTGATCGGGTTCTTTATACTTATTACACTTATTCTTTCGTGGCAATATTGGGAAACCGACCGCTTGATATTTTGGCTGTCGTTGGTAGCCTTTTTGGCGGTCGGTTTCCAAGGTTGGCTTGGCTCGGTGGTAGTGGCCACTGACCTCAAGCCTGTTCTCATTACTTTGCACATGCTTCTGGCGCTGGTGATTGTAGGAATTTTGATTTATACGGTTAGCCGGTCTTTTGAGTCGCTGAAGGCTACGGCTTTTGCCAGAAAGCGATCGGTTTTGAACTTCTGGTTAATAGTTGGGCTTGTGCTTTCGATATTCCAAGTAGTACTAGGGACGCAAGTGCGGGAGCAGGTTGATTTGGTAGCCCGATCGTTCGATGGCCAGCAACGGGAGCTTTGGGTTGACCAACTTGGTATTTTCTTTTACTTCCACCGAACATTCTCACTGGTGGTGATGCTGGTGAACGGGTACATATTTTACTTACTCAAAAAAGGTTGCGTCAAATCGGACCCAATCTTCAAATGGGCAATTGCCTTGCTCTCGGTGATAGGCTTAGAAATAATTACAGGTGCGATAATGGCCTATTTTTCCATTCCCAAAGTATTACAACCTGTACACCTATTGTTTGGTACACTCCTCTTCGGTATTCAATTCTTATTGGTACTCTTCGTAAATGCAGATAAGTTGTTAAACAAGGAAAAAAATCAGCTGCCTTACACAACTTTTATGTCTGGCATTTGA
- a CDS encoding 2-oxoglutarate and iron-dependent oxygenase domain-containing protein: MSDILLDEIPSLDLADFEHGDAEKKAAFVKALGDAYNTIGFVAIKNHKLPESLVDRLYKSVEEFFLLEDEVKQKYENPELQGQRGYVGKGKESAKGRKVGDLKEFYHVGQEVVPNEPLTEGYPDNVFPEEVPDFKAAGLEAFGALEETGKLMLRAIALYLGLDEAYFELGVEKGNSILRAIHYFPIEDPSVLGEGAVRAAEHGDINLITLLMGASAEGLQVLRRDGEWIPITALPGQLVVNVGDMLDRLTNHKLKSTIHRVVNPPAEKLKTRRFSIPFFMHPRSEMDLTCLESCVDEENPKRYSDMTAGEFLQERLEELGFGKGKGK, translated from the coding sequence ATGTCAGATATATTATTGGATGAAATTCCTTCACTAGACCTTGCTGATTTTGAACACGGGGACGCTGAAAAAAAGGCTGCTTTTGTGAAAGCTTTGGGTGATGCCTATAATACGATTGGATTTGTGGCTATCAAAAACCATAAATTGCCCGAGAGCTTGGTGGATAGGCTTTATAAGTCGGTAGAAGAGTTTTTCTTGCTAGAGGACGAGGTGAAGCAAAAATATGAGAACCCGGAGTTGCAGGGGCAGCGTGGGTATGTGGGAAAGGGAAAGGAATCTGCAAAGGGCAGAAAAGTGGGTGATTTGAAGGAGTTTTACCATGTAGGGCAGGAAGTGGTGCCAAACGAGCCGCTTACGGAGGGTTATCCTGATAATGTTTTTCCTGAAGAAGTGCCTGATTTTAAGGCTGCGGGCTTGGAGGCTTTTGGTGCATTGGAGGAAACTGGGAAGCTGATGTTGCGTGCCATAGCTCTGTACTTGGGCTTGGACGAAGCGTATTTTGAGCTTGGGGTGGAAAAGGGGAACAGTATTTTGAGGGCGATCCATTATTTCCCTATAGAAGATCCGAGTGTGCTGGGTGAGGGCGCTGTGCGTGCAGCCGAGCATGGAGATATAAATTTGATCACTTTGCTGATGGGTGCGAGTGCCGAGGGGCTTCAGGTATTGAGAAGAGACGGTGAGTGGATTCCGATTACGGCTTTGCCGGGGCAGTTGGTGGTGAATGTGGGCGATATGCTGGATAGGCTTACAAACCATAAGTTAAAATCGACAATTCACCGTGTGGTGAACCCTCCTGCCGAGAAATTGAAAACAAGAAGGTTCTCTATTCCGTTTTTTATGCACCCTCGCTCAGAAATGGACTTGACTTGCCTTGAGAGCTGTGTAGATGAGGAAAACCCTAAGAGGTATTCGGATATGACGGCAGGCGAGTTTTTGCAAGAGCGATTGGAAGAGTTGGGCTTTGGGAAAGGAAAGGGCAAATAG
- a CDS encoding DUF3303 family protein produces MKKYMVVERFKPNCLEKNNERWNEKGRMLPEGLYYLNSWMNKDRSICFQLMETNDSTLFDIWVDRWKDYTDFEVYPID; encoded by the coding sequence ATGAAAAAATACATGGTTGTAGAGAGGTTTAAGCCAAATTGCTTGGAAAAGAATAATGAGCGCTGGAATGAAAAAGGACGAATGCTTCCTGAAGGACTTTATTATCTGAATTCATGGATGAATAAAGATCGGAGCATTTGTTTTCAATTGATGGAAACAAATGATTCAACGCTTTTTGATATTTGGGTTGATAGATGGAAAGATTACACGGATTTTGAGGTTTACCCGATTGACTAG
- the mraZ gene encoding division/cell wall cluster transcriptional repressor MraZ translates to MNSFSSEYECKLDDKGRLTLPARIKSTLPENETMKIVLKRGFETCLTIYPHDEWEKIYEKVVSLNEFVKEDRLFQRMYLRGNTELDLDKSGRVGIPSSMRKYAQLEKEVLLVGLGNRIEIWNPDVYDEYLFSQQEKFSVLAEKYLGSDEVSEPKQQSADEEDDLKEAS, encoded by the coding sequence ATGAATTCTTTTTCAAGCGAATATGAGTGTAAATTGGACGACAAAGGGCGCTTAACGCTCCCCGCTCGTATCAAAAGCACTTTGCCTGAAAACGAAACAATGAAAATAGTGCTGAAAAGAGGTTTTGAGACTTGCCTCACCATTTATCCCCACGATGAGTGGGAAAAGATTTATGAAAAAGTGGTAAGTCTCAACGAGTTCGTAAAGGAAGACCGACTTTTCCAACGGATGTACTTAAGAGGCAACACCGAACTAGACTTAGATAAGTCAGGGAGGGTTGGGATACCGAGCTCGATGCGAAAGTATGCACAGCTCGAAAAAGAAGTTTTGCTAGTGGGGCTAGGAAACAGGATCGAGATTTGGAATCCTGATGTGTATGACGAGTACTTGTTCAGCCAGCAAGAGAAATTCTCCGTATTGGCAGAGAAGTATTTGGGAAGCGATGAAGTGAGCGAGCCAAAGCAACAGTCAGCCGATGAGGAGGACGATTTAAAAGAAGCTTCTTAA
- the rsmH gene encoding 16S rRNA (cytosine(1402)-N(4))-methyltransferase RsmH, which produces MYHVPVMLEECMEGLDLQPGKVVVDVTFGGGGHSKEILKRLPEGKLLAFDQDQDAAKNIEGTDGSRFKLIEGNFRYIKKYLKLYGYAQVDSILADLGISSHQIDKPERGFSTRWDAPLDMRMDNKADFSARDLVNTYREPDLIRVLSEFGEVRNARTLAASIMRERVKKSIDTTAELVNVLEKHAPKGKEFRYYAQVFQALRIEVNEEIEALKEMLEGANDVLKPGGRLVVMSYHSLEDRLVKNFIRAGNFKGDVEKDMYGNPIKPLEAVNRKPIIPTNEEIAQNPRARSAKLRVAKKL; this is translated from the coding sequence ATGTACCACGTGCCTGTAATGTTGGAGGAGTGTATGGAAGGCTTGGACTTACAACCAGGCAAGGTAGTAGTTGACGTGACATTTGGGGGCGGAGGGCATTCGAAAGAGATTCTGAAAAGGCTGCCTGAAGGAAAGCTTTTGGCTTTTGATCAGGACCAAGACGCAGCAAAAAACATTGAGGGAACAGACGGTTCTCGCTTCAAGCTTATAGAGGGTAATTTTCGCTATATCAAAAAGTACCTAAAGCTCTATGGTTATGCGCAAGTGGACAGCATTTTGGCTGATTTGGGGATTTCCTCCCATCAAATCGACAAGCCAGAAAGAGGGTTTTCCACCCGGTGGGACGCCCCGCTAGATATGCGGATGGACAATAAAGCCGACTTCAGCGCAAGGGACTTGGTAAACACGTATCGAGAACCTGACCTGATAAGGGTATTAAGCGAATTTGGCGAAGTAAGAAACGCTAGAACACTGGCTGCCAGCATTATGCGGGAGCGAGTAAAGAAAAGCATAGACACTACTGCCGAGCTTGTAAACGTACTTGAAAAACATGCGCCAAAAGGCAAAGAATTCAGGTATTATGCTCAAGTTTTCCAAGCGTTGAGAATAGAAGTGAACGAAGAAATTGAGGCGTTGAAAGAAATGCTAGAAGGGGCAAATGATGTCTTAAAACCAGGAGGAAGACTTGTAGTAATGTCTTACCATTCATTGGAAGACAGGCTGGTCAAAAACTTCATTAGAGCAGGGAACTTCAAAGGGGATGTGGAGAAAGATATGTACGGAAACCCGATAAAGCCACTTGAAGCAGTAAACAGAAAACCGATAATACCGACAAACGAAGAAATTGCTCAAAATCCAAGAGCCAGAAGCGCTAAGCTCAGAGTAGCAAAAAAGCTTTAA